A window of Heteronotia binoei isolate CCM8104 ecotype False Entrance Well chromosome 17, APGP_CSIRO_Hbin_v1, whole genome shotgun sequence genomic DNA:
AAAAGGCGAAGCtggctgcagccccggggcagatagcgtgaaatccgacggaagccctgcCGAGAAGACCGTGAGAGCGGCTTAAGGCTAGTGGAGAATGTCTCAGTCTCTGGGCTCGCCTTGCCAGAGACGGATGAAGAAAAGCCCCCTCTTACGCTGCACTGACGTATCCATCGTGAACAGCAACAGCAATATCTAATTTTCTAGGCTCCTCATTCCAACCACCGAGGGATAAGAGGTTTTGTGAGGGCAAATTCTCCCTACGGGAAGCACTAAGACAGAGGTGTTGCTCTCCATGGAAGGAAATCTGCTCCCTTCTGATAGGATTTTGAAGGGGACCCAAACATCCACGTTCCCAGCTCTCAGGGCCCCGCTCCCCGTGCTTCTAAAAGTGCTTGAAAATCTCACTCTCTGTTCACactcacacccacacacacaacagcgtTGTAACACACTCGTCTTAAGAGGACCGTGACCTCTGGAAGaatttctgctttcttttcccaAGTACGTCTCTTCAAGACGGATGCCTGTATTAGAGCGCGGTACCGCGCAGCCTTAAGTCCAGCCTCAGTGTGGTGATTTTGGTGGCCTTAGACTAGAAGACCTCTGCACAAGGACCTCAGGGTCACTTAGACTAGAAGAGTTCTGCCGTTTGGCTTTCATAACTCACCAGGCAAGGATCTGCGGCGTGAGGACCCATCTGTCTCTTTCCCAGGCATCACGGCAAGCGGCCCTCCCAACTCTTCCgctgcttatttatttaattttcttttttagcTAAGGTGCACCTTTGGAGAAGAAAGCTATTCTTAAGGGCTGACCTACCACCACGGATAAAACACAGATAAGCTTAGACACAGTGGGCAGATCCACCCTCGAAGTACGGTCAAGGTCGAACGCTGCGTGACCTCTTTTCAGACTAAACTAAAGTGACTCAGAAGATCTAGTGGTGCCTTTTAAAGACTTCGCACCGCCCCCTGTCTCCCAGTACATTCATCCTGTTCTCCCCGCACCAGACTTTTCAATACTGGCTGTGCACGTTCTTACTCAGGTTCTCGTTACCATTCCTCATAGACTCTAGGAAGTCAAAATTTTGGTGTAAGAAGAGAATCTGGTCCAGGTTTTCGGGGGCCAGAACGCCTCTCCGGTGCTCCAGGGCACTTTCACTGGGGGCAAAGGCCTGATCCGGCGGCACCACCGTCGCAGGGATGGCCAGGTACTGCCGGGCCAGTCTGGCTACGGAGGGGAAGCGGTGCTCGTTATTCTTCCACCAGTCTAAGGGGTTAGTGCTGCGCTTGCAGAGAGGCTCCACAATGTAATTCTCCAGCTGCTGATGGATCTCGGGCATGCTTTCTGTTGGGTCTTTCCCCAAAAGGATGTCGTACATGCTCTGGGACTGCCCGCTTGGGCCTCTCTCTTTGTGGGCTGCAAGCTGGTTGCCCGCTTCGCCAACTTCTGCTTTGTAGTCGGCGTTCGGCACCCAGAACTGGGTCGACACAGGGGACTGGTGGTTGAAGAACTGTGACAGCATGCTCTTGAATTTTTTGTGCAGCTCGCTGCGCAGGCTGGGGGTTAGGAACCTCATTTCCTTGAAGCGCGGGTCCAAGAACGAAGCCACCACCGCCGGGCTCTCCAGCAACTTCTCATCATCCAAGATGCCCCAGCGCTGTGTGAGGTCCGCCCTTATGTTGTTCACTACCGTCTTGATGACGCCGCTCGCCTCTTCCGACTGCTGCCCAATGGCGGTGATGATGCCGTGGATGCACGGCATCACGGAAGAGATGGAGAAGTTCTGCTCCTCCCGCAAGAATGAGGTGGCGATCTTCAGCGTCCTCATGACGGGCACCAGATCCTGCAGGAGCTTCCACTGGTGGTCAGCTAAGTTCTGGACTGCCGCCGTCCCCTTGGGGTGTTCCTCCAGCACGGACATGATGGCCCACTTGAGGTCCAAGAGGCACTCGCACATCTCTATGGTGGTGATCCACCGAGCCCCGGTGTCCATCACCAGTTTCAGTTTCGTCTTGTTGATGGCTTCCAGCTTGCTGTTGAGCGAGCAGGTGGCTTTAGCGTCCTGCTGGAAGTAGCAGACAATGCTGCGGGCGGCGCTCAAGGCTTCCTGCACCTGCTCCACCTCCAGCCCCACCTTGACACACAGGTGCAGCAGGTGAGCGGCACAGCACAAGCTCGTCCAGCCGTAGACGCCCTTGAGCGGCAGCGAGTTGGCTTCCAAGGCCTGCTGGCTGTCGTGCATCACACAGAAGACGGACTTGTTGGACAGCCCGAAATCCGTCAGGACAGAGTACAGCCTGTCCCCCAAATTGCTCTCCGCTTTGTTCTCGTGCACCTGTTGGGTCTCCAGAATGCACCTTGCCCGCCGCCACTCCCCATCGATAAAGTTCGTCATGATTGTCAGGTACGTCTGGTTGGGGTGGGAGAGCCAGAACTCTGCAGAGATGACGATGGACTGAGCCGTCTGCAAGTAGTGCTCCAGGTGCTGCTTGACAACGTTGTAGCGGTGCCACAGCATGCTGGACAGCTGCATCGGGGAGGGGAGAATAAAACTCGGTTCCaggtagccaatcagaagcccgaACCCTTTGTCCTTCACGACCGAGAGGGGATGGAGGTCCCGGAAGATCATCTCAAGCACAAGCTCCAGAATCACATCGGTCCTGGGCTCCGTGCAGGACACGGCATGGTACTGGCTGTTGTTTTCCGTCGTCAGCTGCCGTGCCCTTTTGATCGCGGTCTCCTGAGCCACGTAGTCAGGATCCGAAACCTGGTCGTCCTTCAGCTGGGAGAGCAGGGTGTCCCGGATGCTGTGCTTCCTCACCAGGTGTTCCCTCATCGTCGTGGTGCTGTTGTGGAAGGACAGCTGTTTCTTGCAGACGTTGCATTCGACGTAGGCATCCCCCAGCTTCGTGTAATAATTCCACACTTTGGACTTGCGGCGGTCGACGTAGAGAGAGGCGCTCGTCCCGTCGTGGCCGCTGCCCTTTTCGCGCCGCCTCCGGGTGCACGGGCCTAAATTGGCTGGCACCGGGCAAGCGTTGAAGACCATCGATATTTCTTCTGTTGGAAGGGAAGAGAATACAATAATTAAACGCAACAAGAAGAtgacattgggtttatatcctgccctccactccgaatctcagagcggctcacaatctcctttatcttcctcccccacaacaggcaccctgggaggtgggtggggctgagagggctctcacagtagctgccctttcaaggacaacctctgccagagctatggctgacccaaggccattccagcagctgcaagtggaggaggggggaatccaacctggttctcccagataagagcctgcacacttaaccactacactaaactggctctcattctctggctggctccgcctcctgtggcagccattttgttgctgcgcccCAACAAGTATCGTCAACATGCAGAACGGGGTCCCCAACACAGTGCCTGTGGGTGCCACGGCACCCGCCGACACCTTTTCTAGTGCCggtcaagtgtttttaggaagtgggtgggatcAGGTAGAACTTAGGTCCAGTCAAGACTTTTGATCGCTATTGAACTTTAACtactgaagatctgattggctgtgcagatgttgCTTTGATGACTGTAGCAACCACCACAGTGTAAAGtcaagctgtggcaatcattctGCGCCTGGCTCCGCCTctactggcagccattttgttgctgcgcccCAATACGCCATGTCCGAATTCCAaacgtgcccacaggctcaaaaaggttggggatccctggcaCAGAAAGTGTTTGTGAAAAGGGACtggcggagtcttgtgagcagaaattctactttgtgagctactggcattaaagtggtgagctactgcataaattagtgtgctctggggccattttttgtgagagaagaccaaaaatgtgtaagctggagcctaaaaaactgtgagctagctcacactaactcagtttagagggaacaccgacTACGAGGCATGAACTCTGTAACTTCATGCTGCAGTCCTGCAACGATGACCCGGTGATGACCTGAGCTCCAGTGAGGCAACCTCGGCTTTCGAGGCCTAGTTCTCAGAATCAGCAGATGAGGCAGTAAAGCTTATTCTTAGACTTTGCCGTTGCAGATGAGAGCTCAAATATCCCCCCTCCCACCAAGTCCTACCCACAGAAGCTAAGGATGTCAGGAAGAAGGCGAGGCTAAAACCTCTCACAAGACAACATGCCGGTTTTCTTTGCGCAAGGACTCTTTGTACGGAGGGCTTTTCCCTCAGGCATCCTCCCCGTCTGTGGTCTGAATTAGCAGTCCTCTCATTCGAGAGGACTAAGCTATTGACAAGCTGGTCCTcaaaataaacatatggagcagaggtccatcggtggctattagccacagtgtattgatggaactctgtctggggcagtgttgctctatTCTTAGTGACTTGGTTAGAGTTTCTTGTGtcttggccccattggtggacctcctgatggcgcctgatttttttggccactgtgtgacacagagtgctggattggatgggccactggcctgatccaacatggcttctcttacgttcttatgtctggggcagggatgctctgtattcttggtgcttgggggacaataGGAGGgctttctggccccactggtggacctcctgatggaacttgagttttggccacagtgtgatacagtattgtactggatgggctattggtctgatccaacatggcttctcttaagttcttatgtctggggcaagtgatgctctatattcttggtgctttgggggggggcaacagtaggagaggccccaccgatggacctcctgatggcgcctgtttttttttaccactgtgtgactgtgagtgttggactggatgggcccctggcttgatccaacatggcttcccttatgttcttatgtgtgacacagagcgttggactggatgggccattggcctgatccaacatggcttctcttatgttcttattttcttataaTATGCCTAAGAATATGCCACCTGTGTGGTTGTAATTGTGAATAACTTCTTtacatagagagtgattaaaatgcagaATTCGTTGCCACAGGATGTAGCAagggccacaggaatagacaactttaaaaggtgattagatagattcgtggaggactgggtctatcagtggctactaaccatgctgactgaagaagaagatttttggatttatatcctgccctatactctgaatctcaaagtctcagagcggtcacaatctcctctaccttccccccgcccacaacaaacaccctgtgaggtaagtgggctgagagtgctttcatagcagctgccctttcaaggacagcttctatgaaagctatggctgacccaaggccattccagcagctgcaagtggaggagtgggggaatcaaacccagttctcccagataagagtctgccctttcaaggacaacctctgccagagctatggctgacccaaggccattccagcagctgcaagtggaggagtgggggatcaaacctggttctcccagataagaatctgccctttcaaggacaacctctgccagagctatggctgacccaaggccatcccagcagctgcaagtggaggagtggggaatcaaaccctgttctcccagataagagagctatggctgacccgaggccattccagcagctgcaagtggaggagtggggaatcaaaccagattctcccagataagagtctgccctttcaaggacaacctctgccagagctatggctgacccaaggccattccagcagctgcaagtggaggagtgggggatcaaacccagttctcccagacaagagtccgcacacttatccactacacgaaactggctctgcATGCTcaaaggcactaaacctctgaatcccattgTCAGgaagcaatatcaggggaaggcctcagcctgtctgccctgttgttggccatctagagcaggggtgtcatgagggacagatctgacataaatgagaccttgtcgggccggaccgtgtgtgtcataaaatgcaattcaggtagtggagatataaactttataaaggatacaaagatttaaaaaaaaaaacacaaataaaacatgtttaaagtattagccactcttgcaatattgcgGTCAGTATCAAAgggagctctccctcccccccccttccttcccaagagaggagcctcagccaatggagaaattgctctgtagctctgctgtgcgattgagaaaccccggcaaagcaagctgtgacacagagagaaggagaaggaagcagacttttgctcgcaggcctgatcaggagccctccgggggcttgatcTGGCACATgggccacaagtttgacacccttggtctagcGCAGGAGCAGCCCAACTACGGCtcgggagcctcatgtggctctttcacaggcctcagattcagtgggagctcacaggagcacagctcctgaacttttctgaagagttccacctccttctgagagttctgcctcctcgtccattgaatagtatgtgcagctgcataacaatccctggaggagctccgccacctatttttctacaaaatgacccctgctctttcatatatatattGTATGGCTTTTGAAGCCTCCACTGACTTGTATGGCTTTTGAAGCCTCCACTGACTTGTATGGCTTTTGAAGCCTCCACTGACttcgtcagctggcttggcgaaagcatttctctctttaaatcacctctccaagccaagccagctggtggctttggaaaatgcatttaaagttaaaattgctttctttccacctctccctccctccgtttggcttctttccttcctttgcggctctcagacgctgacattcgtgtcttgcagctctcaaacgtctgtcgtttattctacatggctcttatcttaagcaagtttggccacccctggtctagaggaacTCGTGGGTCGCTGTGTGGGGAAGGATGCTGCACTAGGCGggccagcagggatcttcttaacCCACTGGATTCCATAATGAACAGCAGGTTTTCTGGAAACAGTCGTCTCTGCCGAAGGAATTAAACTCCCGTACCTTGTACTGGTTGAGGGTAAGATGGCGCAAGGACAGGGAAAGTCTGCACTTCTCTGATCTCTTCTTTGGGCTGGGCGTCTTGTTCGTTATCCTCAAGCTTGACGCATTTCTGCAGGAAATCTGTGACCCTTTTGGAGTTCACATCTTCCATTTCGGTCTTTTGGAAGgttcagggtggggtggggggagacgaaACGAAACAAAAGATTAAAAGAGGCAACAGTCGCCCAAGAAGACAACCACCTTTTCCCCCTTGTTCTTTCGTTTGCACACCGGCCTCTGCCCTACGAGGAGCCACAAAGGTAAATTTGTGTCTGTTCGTTTCTAAAGGTTTTGCaagcaaaaaaacccacagacaGGAACTGGGCAGGAATACTCATGTCGCAAGGATTCTTACATTGGTATAACACCCTAAaccagggtgtcgaactcatttgttacgagggatggatctgacataaatgagaccttgtcaggccacacgtgttataaaatgtaatgccaggtagtggagatacaaactttataaaggacacagacaaatacgaagatttaaaagcttaaaatattagcactcattggtcttaaaggtgctttctttgtatctctcccatggaatccagggaactgggcaaagaaagctctttccttccttcctcaggggaccaggaggggaaggagcctcagccaatagaaggaagagagacttggctccgtagctctgctgtgtgattgagggagcctggcaaagcaagctgtgatgctgaaggaagcaagagagagggagaaggaagcagatgacagccagttgctcggggcctgataggagccccctggggacctgattcaacccctgggctgcatgtttgacacccctgccctaaacttTACTGTGTAAATACAGCTGAAGAGCCAGGCTGTTTGTAACAGAGGTCTGAACAGCTAAACCAGGGCAAGCAGTACGACACAAGGCCCTGTATGTATCAAATGGAcgttgaatcagaccctcggtccatcaaaatcagtattgtccactcagactggcagtggctctccagggtctccagctgaggtttttcacgcctacttgcctggaccctttttagtgggagggccattacaagatgatgcatgggatggagaaggtagagaaagaagtacttttctccctttctcacaatacgagaacctgtgggcattcaatgaaattgctgagcagtcgggttagaatggataaaaggaagtccttcacccaaagggtgattaacatgtggaactcactgccactgctggtagcggctacaagcataaacagcttcaagaggggtttggataagcatatggagcggaggtctatcagtggctattagccacaatatatatatatatatatatatatatatatatatatatatatatatatgtgtgtgtgtgtgtgtgtgtgtgtgtgtgtgtatacacacacatatatattggccactgtgtgacacagagtgttggactggatgggccagtggcctgatccaacatggcttctcttatgttcttatgtgccccagagtgttggactggaggggccactggcctgatccaacatggcttctcttatgttcttctgtgacacagagtgttggactggatgggccattggcctgatccaacatggcttctcttacgttcttatgagagcTAAGCcctgatgtaacccttcctgtcctcctcatgatctgcctccatttacagaatcagcatcgctgtccgacggccctctagcctctgcttaaaaacctccgaaggaggagagcccaccgcctcccgaggaggaagcctgtttcgcTGAGGAGCCGCAGGTTTCCCACACAAAGTTCCTGGAAGGGATGGAAGTTTGAGAAGgctactctccctcccccccacactaaAAGGAACTCTGATTTTGCTTTACAGTGGGGCTGCCGATCCCCACCTCCAGGGGGGCAACAGGAAACCTCTCTCTGTGCAAAAATTCCAACGCAACTAGTCTAGTCTGTGTCAACGCTCTGTATTCAGTATCGAATTCAGAATTCAGTATAAATGATATGCCCATGCAGATCAAGAGAAATcataccccccaaaaaaatcaccaCCCACGACAAACCATTCTTATTCCCACTGACTCTTTTTTTGGTGAACAACGTCCACAACAATTGAAAGTCTTAGCTGAAGCCTGACGCTTATAAAAACTGGTCCTTAAGTCATTTTGAGACTTTAAAGCTCTTCTTGCAATACGGAGAACAGATGTGAATGAAATTAGCAGAAAGATATTTCGGCATAATGCGTTATGAATGAGAAATGGCAAAATGAATTTAGACATACAGAATATCGGAAGGTGTATCTTGACACTATTTACCTACTGTGTGGTACACTGGCAACAGAcggtccctggaagaagagctttaAAGCCTCAAAACGACTTAAGGACCGGTTTTTGAGCGTTGGAGCTAAGACTATCAATTGTTGTGGACATTGTTCACCAAAAAAGAGTCAGTAGGAATAAGAATGGTTTGTGGTGGATGGTGATTTTTTTGTATGATTTCTCTTGATTTGTATGGACatattatttatattgaattttgaatccttcattatttccagtggagggaaggcatttaaaagtccctctaaatgtgatggccagaactccctttggagttctattatgcttgtcacacccttgctcctggctccacccccgaagtgacctggctccacccccaaagtccccagatatttcttgaattggacctggcatctCTACTTTACAACGACGTCAGGTACCATGGGAGAGGGGAAAAACATAACAGCATGAAACCACATTTTGAAAATTTACCTTGAAAAACCACCTTTCAACGGTCAGCTTAAAAACAAATCACCCTGAGGAgggttttttggaggggaagGGGCTGGCACTGAAGACAGCAGAGCCACTGTGCCCTTCAAACGTCCCCCACTTCCCAGATAAGTAGCCATTTTAGGCTGCTGTAGCAAAAACCGGAACCTGGTGGCACCTTGaaggcttattattattattattattccatccattcccccatgggggctgaGGACGGAGTACATcaatatggaaaggaaaggtcccctgtgcaagcaccagtcgtttccgactttggggtgacgttgcttttacgttttcatggcatttttatgggtggtttgccattgccttcttcagtcatctacactccaccccacccccccagcaagctgggtactcattttatcggccttggaaggagggaaggctgagtcaacctcgagacggctacctgaaaacccagcttccaccggggatcgaactcaggtcatgagcagagcttaggactgcagtactgcagctttaacactctgcgccatggggttataataaaatcacaatagaaCCACAATAAAATGGGTTAGAATATTTTGTTATTAGTACAGCAGGATGGTACAACAGGGGAGGCCAGCCAATCTAACAGATGGATGCCCGCCACCTAATCCAAAAGCCTGGCGgtacagctccattttacaggccgtatgaaaggctaacaagccaggtaaggcccggatctccataaggagctgattccaccaggtcggggccaggaccgaaaagctCCTGGCCCTTGTAGAGGCAAAAGCTTTCTTCTTCATTGTGGCAAAAGCTTTCTTCATATTTCCCCCCTGGCTAATGATCAGAGTCCTTTTCAACTTGAGCcaaagggtttctttttttctccctatTTGAGCTGTTTGTTGCTCTTTGGATGAGTTATGTCTGCAAAACCTCTGGAAACACACCGTCTGTTCctgtttttcccccttccccaagatTTGTCTTCAGTTATGTGCAGGTACATACCCCGCCACCCTCCAGATATAGCATCCTTCCCAGGTAGTTGCCCCTCTTTTGTGACCAGCCTGCCTTGTTCACAAGTAGACCTCCTCAGCATGCCACCGCAAAAACAGGAAGGCTCTGCTCCTGGCGAGCTAGCAGAAAGACTAACATTGTTATTGGGCATTTCATACATAGCACTGACCAACCAACTGTCAAGCTGGGTGGCTCCCATGCAAAGGATCCTGGGAGTTGTAGTTTGGAAAGGATGCTGAGTGATCAGCCGAGGGACTTCTagcatttcctctcccccccccccccccccactacattTTCCAGGGTTTCTAGAGGAAAGGAACGACGACACCAGCGTAAAaaccccaggttcaaatccagctTTGCCATGGAAGCAGGCTGGCTGACTTTGCAGTTGTAAttcgggtataagctttcatgtgcattcacATTTTCTTCCACAGAATACAGCTGCTTGCGGAAGACCTTGGGCTAGTTATACGTGGCTGTGAGGACAGAATGGGGAAGAATGACATAAGCCACTGgttggtagatccaggtgggcatccgtgttggtctgaagcagttgaacaaagcaggagccaagtttcacctttaggaccagcaaagttttattcagaacgtagcgcgctaaaagcacacttcttcagacgcgggaataaggtacagtgggctgaaatagatgcagttggtgggttaagagggcAAAGGTTTGAAGAAGTCTGAAGAAGGGTGCTTTTAGCccacggaagcttacgttctgaataaaactttgtgggtcttaaaggtgcaacttgactgcaGCTTTGTTCACAAGCCGCTGGGTCTCCGTTGGGGATAAAGGTGGGTTAGAAGTCAATACATAAAGCTGAGGCATGTGCACCCCACAAGGTTTCATTTGGCAAATGTCCTCCCCATCCTCTGTTCCTCTGAGCCAGTGACtgtgttaaaaa
This region includes:
- the LOC132586275 gene encoding zinc finger BED domain-containing protein 4-like: MEDVNSKRVTDFLQKCVKLEDNEQDAQPKEEIREVQTFPVLAPSYPQPVQEEISMVFNACPVPANLGPCTRRRREKGSGHDGTSASLYVDRRKSKVWNYYTKLGDAYVECNVCKKQLSFHNSTTTMREHLVRKHSIRDTLLSQLKDDQVSDPDYVAQETAIKRARQLTTENNSQYHAVSCTEPRTDVILELVLEMIFRDLHPLSVVKDKGFGLLIGYLEPSFILPSPMQLSSMLWHRYNVVKQHLEHYLQTAQSIVISAEFWLSHPNQTYLTIMTNFIDGEWRRARCILETQQVHENKAESNLGDRLYSVLTDFGLSNKSVFCVMHDSQQALEANSLPLKGVYGWTSLCCAAHLLHLCVKVGLEVEQVQEALSAARSIVCYFQQDAKATCSLNSKLEAINKTKLKLVMDTGARWITTIEMCECLLDLKWAIMSVLEEHPKGTAAVQNLADHQWKLLQDLVPVMRTLKIATSFLREEQNFSISSVMPCIHGIITAIGQQSEEASGVIKTVVNNIRADLTQRWGILDDEKLLESPAVVASFLDPRFKEMRFLTPSLRSELHKKFKSMLSQFFNHQSPVSTQFWVPNADYKAEVGEAGNQLAAHKERGPSGQSQSMYDILLGKDPTESMPEIHQQLENYIVEPLCKRSTNPLDWWKNNEHRFPSVARLARQYLAIPATVVPPDQAFAPSESALEHRRGVLAPENLDQILFLHQNFDFLESMRNGNENLSKNVHSQY